A genomic segment from Gorilla gorilla gorilla isolate KB3781 chromosome 3, NHGRI_mGorGor1-v2.1_pri, whole genome shotgun sequence encodes:
- the CCDC110 gene encoding coiled-coil domain-containing protein 110 isoform X1, protein MSPEKQHQEEDEVDSVLLSASKILNSSEGVKESGCSDTEYGCIAESENQIQPQSALKVLQQQLESFQALRMQTLQNVSMVQSEISEILNKSIIEVENPQFSSEKNLVFGTRIEKDLPTENQEGNLSMEKSHHFEDSKTLHSVEEKLSGDSVNSLPQSVNVPSQIHSEDTLTLRTSTDNLSSNIIIHPSENSDILKNYNFYRFLPTAPQNVMSQADTVILDKSKITVPFLKHGFCENLDNICHSIKQMKEELQKSHDGEVALTNELQTLQTDPNVHRNGKYDLSPIHQDKMNFIQEENMDSNLNEDIKSKRISELEALVKKLLPFRETVSKFHVHFCRKCKKLSKSEMHRGKKNEKNNKEIPITGKNITDLKFHSRVPRYTLSFLDQTKHEMKDKERQPFLVKQGSIIFENERTSKVNSVTEQCVAKIQYLQNYLKESVQIQKKVTELESENLNLKSKMKPLIFTTQSLIQKVETYEKQLKNLVEEKSTIQSKLSKTEEDSKECLKEFKKIISKYNVLQGQNKTLEEKNIQLSLEKQQMMEALDQLKSKEHKTQSDMAIVNNENNRMSIEMEAMKTNILLIQDEKEMLEKKTHQLLKEKSSLGNELKESQLEIMQLKEKERLAKTEQETLLQIIETVKDEKLNLETTLQESAAARQIMEREIENIQTYQSTAEENFLQEIKNAKSEASIYKNSLSEIGKECEMLSKMVMETKTDNQILKEELKKHSQENIKFENSISRLTEDKILLENYVRSIENERDTLEFEMRNLQQEYLSLSDKICNQHNDPSKTTYISRREKFHFDNYTHEDTSSPRSRPLASDLKGGNTTLDNTHACPGSRGNTISSFQGCKHTCSVLQRHSVFQDCYSNIPC, encoded by the exons AATATGGCTGCATAGCAGAATCAGAAAATCAAATCCAACCACAATCAGCATTGAAA GTCCTTCAGCAGCAGTTGGAATCATTTCAGGCTTTGCGAATGCAGACTTTGCAGAATGTCAGCATG GTACAGTCGGAAATCAGTGAAATATTGAACAAAAGTATTATTGAAGTAGAAAACCCACAATTTAGCTCAGAAAAAAATCTGGTGTTTGGCACGCGCATTGAAAAGGATTTG CCTACAGAGAATCAAGAAGGAAACCTTTCTATGGAGAAAAGTCATCATTTTGAGGATTCCAAGACACTTCATTCAGTGGAAGAAAAATTAAGTGGTGATAGTGTGAACAGTCTCCCTCAAAGTGTAAATGTTCCATCCCAGATACATTCTGAGGACACATTAACTCTGAGAACTTCAACAGACAATTTATCTTCAAACATAATTATACACCCTTCAGAAAATTCTGACATCTTGAAGAATTATAACTTTTATCGTTTTCTACCTACTGCACCTCAAAATGTGATGTCTCAAGCTGATACAGTAATTCTGGATAAATCCAAAATTACTGTGCCTTTTCTCAAGCATGGATTTTGTGAAAATTTAGATAACATTTGCCATTCtatcaaacaaatgaaagaagagCTTCAAAAGTCACATGATGGGGAAGTGGCACTTACAAATGaacttcagactttacaaactgatcCAAATGTTCACAGGAATGGTAAATATGACCTGTCCCCTATTCACCAGGATAAAATGAACTTTATTCAGGAAGAAAACATGGACAGTAACTTAAATGAAGATATAAAATCAAAGAGAATTTCAGAATTAGAGGCATTAGTGAAGAAATTACTCCCCTTCAGGGAAACAGTGTCAAAATTCCATGTGCATTtttgtagaaaatgtaaaaagttaTCTAAGAGTGAAATGCACaggggaaagaaaaatgagaaaaacaataaagaaattcCCATCACTGGCAAAAATATTACAgatttaaaattccattccagAGTTCCAAGATACACACTGTCCTTCCTCGACCAAACAAAACAtgaaatgaaagacaaagaaagacaacCATTTCTAGTAAAACAAGGatcaataatatttgaaaatgagaGAACTTCCAAAGTTAATTCCGTTACTGAGCAGTGTGTTGCAAAAATTCAGTACTTACAGAATTACCTAAAAGAATCTGTGCAGATACAGAAAAAGGTAACGGAACTGGAGAGTGAAAATCTAAACCTTAAGTCCAAAATGAAACCTCTTATCTTTACCACACAATCTCTCATACAGAAAGTTGAAACATATGAAAAGCAACTTAAGAATCTGGTTGAAGAAAAGAGTACTATTCAGTCTAAATTAAGTAAAACAGAAGAAGACAGCAAAGAGTgtcttaaagaatttaaaaaaataattagtaaataTAATGTTCTGCAAGGCCAAAATAAAActctagaggaaaaaaatatacaacTTTCTTTAGAGAAGCAACAAATGATGGAAGCATTAGATCAACTAAAAAGTAAGGAACACAAAACTCAAAGTGATATGGCCATTGTCAATAATGAAAATAATCGAATGAGTATAGAAATGGAAGCAATGAAAACCAATATTCTGTTGAtacaagatgaaaaagaaatgttagagaaaaaaacacaccagcttctaaaagaaaaaagctcaCTTGGAAATGAACTAAAAGAAAGCCAGCTAGAGATAATGCagctaaaagagaaagaaagattggCAAAAACGGAACAAGAGACACTTCTTCAAATAATAGAAACAGTTAAAGATGAAAAACTCAACCTTGAAACAACATTACAAGAATCTGCTGCTGCCAGACAAATTATGGAAAGAGAAATTGAGAATATTCAAACCTACCAATCTACTGCCGAAGAGAATTTtctgcaagaaataaaaaatgcaaaatcagaAGCAAGTATTTATAAGAATAGCTTGTCAGAAATTGGCAAGGAATGTGAAATGTTATCAAAAATGGTAATGGAAACCAAAACAGATAATCAGATTCTAAAAGAAGAACTAAAGAAACATagtcaagaaaatataaaatttgaaaacagcATCAGTAGACTTACTGAAGACAAAATACTTTTAGAAAATTACGTAAGAAGCATAGAAAATGAAAGGGATACCTTGGAATTTGAGATGCGGAATCTTCAACAAGAATATTTAAGTTTAAGTGATAAAATTTGTAATCAGCATAATGACCCTTCAAAAACAACTTATAtttcaagaagagagaaattccATTTTGACAACTATACTCACGAAGATACTTCTAGTCCTCGGAGTAGGCCTTTGGCTTCAGATTTGAAAG GTGGAAACACTACACTGGACAATACACATGCCTGCCCTGGCTCCAGAGGAAACACAATCTCTAGCTTCCAAGGTTGCAAGCACACCTGTTCTGTGCTCCAGAGACACTCTGTCTTCCAAGACTGCTATTCAAATATTCCTTGTTGA
- the CCDC110 gene encoding coiled-coil domain-containing protein 110 isoform X5 yields the protein MQTLQNVSMVQSEISEILNKSIIEVENPQFSSEKNLVFGTRIEKDLPTENQEGNLSMEKSHHFEDSKTLHSVEEKLSGDSVNSLPQSVNVPSQIHSEDTLTLRTSTDNLSSNIIIHPSENSDILKNYNFYRFLPTAPQNVMSQADTVILDKSKITVPFLKHGFCENLDNICHSIKQMKEELQKSHDGEVALTNELQTLQTDPNVHRNGKYDLSPIHQDKMNFIQEENMDSNLNEDIKSKRISELEALVKKLLPFRETVSKFHVHFCRKCKKLSKSEMHRGKKNEKNNKEIPITGKNITDLKFHSRVPRYTLSFLDQTKHEMKDKERQPFLVKQGSIIFENERTSKVNSVTEQCVAKIQYLQNYLKESVQIQKKVTELESENLNLKSKMKPLIFTTQSLIQKVETYEKQLKNLVEEKSTIQSKLSKTEEDSKECLKEFKKIISKYNVLQGQNKTLEEKNIQLSLEKQQMMEALDQLKSKEHKTQSDMAIVNNENNRMSIEMEAMKTNILLIQDEKEMLEKKTHQLLKEKSSLGNELKESQLEIMQLKEKERLAKTEQETLLQIIETVKDEKLNLETTLQESAAARQIMEREIENIQTYQSTAEENFLQEIKNAKSEASIYKNSLSEIGKECEMLSKMVMETKTDNQILKEELKKHSQENIKFENSISRLTEDKILLENYVRSIENERDTLEFEMRNLQQEYLSLSDKICNQHNDPSKTTYISRREKFHFDNYTHEDTSSPRSRPLASDLKGGNTTLDNTHACPGSRGNTISSFQGCKHTCSVLQRHSVFQDCYSNIPC from the exons ATGCAGACTTTGCAGAATGTCAGCATG GTACAGTCGGAAATCAGTGAAATATTGAACAAAAGTATTATTGAAGTAGAAAACCCACAATTTAGCTCAGAAAAAAATCTGGTGTTTGGCACGCGCATTGAAAAGGATTTG CCTACAGAGAATCAAGAAGGAAACCTTTCTATGGAGAAAAGTCATCATTTTGAGGATTCCAAGACACTTCATTCAGTGGAAGAAAAATTAAGTGGTGATAGTGTGAACAGTCTCCCTCAAAGTGTAAATGTTCCATCCCAGATACATTCTGAGGACACATTAACTCTGAGAACTTCAACAGACAATTTATCTTCAAACATAATTATACACCCTTCAGAAAATTCTGACATCTTGAAGAATTATAACTTTTATCGTTTTCTACCTACTGCACCTCAAAATGTGATGTCTCAAGCTGATACAGTAATTCTGGATAAATCCAAAATTACTGTGCCTTTTCTCAAGCATGGATTTTGTGAAAATTTAGATAACATTTGCCATTCtatcaaacaaatgaaagaagagCTTCAAAAGTCACATGATGGGGAAGTGGCACTTACAAATGaacttcagactttacaaactgatcCAAATGTTCACAGGAATGGTAAATATGACCTGTCCCCTATTCACCAGGATAAAATGAACTTTATTCAGGAAGAAAACATGGACAGTAACTTAAATGAAGATATAAAATCAAAGAGAATTTCAGAATTAGAGGCATTAGTGAAGAAATTACTCCCCTTCAGGGAAACAGTGTCAAAATTCCATGTGCATTtttgtagaaaatgtaaaaagttaTCTAAGAGTGAAATGCACaggggaaagaaaaatgagaaaaacaataaagaaattcCCATCACTGGCAAAAATATTACAgatttaaaattccattccagAGTTCCAAGATACACACTGTCCTTCCTCGACCAAACAAAACAtgaaatgaaagacaaagaaagacaacCATTTCTAGTAAAACAAGGatcaataatatttgaaaatgagaGAACTTCCAAAGTTAATTCCGTTACTGAGCAGTGTGTTGCAAAAATTCAGTACTTACAGAATTACCTAAAAGAATCTGTGCAGATACAGAAAAAGGTAACGGAACTGGAGAGTGAAAATCTAAACCTTAAGTCCAAAATGAAACCTCTTATCTTTACCACACAATCTCTCATACAGAAAGTTGAAACATATGAAAAGCAACTTAAGAATCTGGTTGAAGAAAAGAGTACTATTCAGTCTAAATTAAGTAAAACAGAAGAAGACAGCAAAGAGTgtcttaaagaatttaaaaaaataattagtaaataTAATGTTCTGCAAGGCCAAAATAAAActctagaggaaaaaaatatacaacTTTCTTTAGAGAAGCAACAAATGATGGAAGCATTAGATCAACTAAAAAGTAAGGAACACAAAACTCAAAGTGATATGGCCATTGTCAATAATGAAAATAATCGAATGAGTATAGAAATGGAAGCAATGAAAACCAATATTCTGTTGAtacaagatgaaaaagaaatgttagagaaaaaaacacaccagcttctaaaagaaaaaagctcaCTTGGAAATGAACTAAAAGAAAGCCAGCTAGAGATAATGCagctaaaagagaaagaaagattggCAAAAACGGAACAAGAGACACTTCTTCAAATAATAGAAACAGTTAAAGATGAAAAACTCAACCTTGAAACAACATTACAAGAATCTGCTGCTGCCAGACAAATTATGGAAAGAGAAATTGAGAATATTCAAACCTACCAATCTACTGCCGAAGAGAATTTtctgcaagaaataaaaaatgcaaaatcagaAGCAAGTATTTATAAGAATAGCTTGTCAGAAATTGGCAAGGAATGTGAAATGTTATCAAAAATGGTAATGGAAACCAAAACAGATAATCAGATTCTAAAAGAAGAACTAAAGAAACATagtcaagaaaatataaaatttgaaaacagcATCAGTAGACTTACTGAAGACAAAATACTTTTAGAAAATTACGTAAGAAGCATAGAAAATGAAAGGGATACCTTGGAATTTGAGATGCGGAATCTTCAACAAGAATATTTAAGTTTAAGTGATAAAATTTGTAATCAGCATAATGACCCTTCAAAAACAACTTATAtttcaagaagagagaaattccATTTTGACAACTATACTCACGAAGATACTTCTAGTCCTCGGAGTAGGCCTTTGGCTTCAGATTTGAAAG GTGGAAACACTACACTGGACAATACACATGCCTGCCCTGGCTCCAGAGGAAACACAATCTCTAGCTTCCAAGGTTGCAAGCACACCTGTTCTGTGCTCCAGAGACACTCTGTCTTCCAAGACTGCTATTCAAATATTCCTTGTTGA
- the CCDC110 gene encoding coiled-coil domain-containing protein 110 isoform X4, which produces MLKYGCIAESENQIQPQSALKVLQQQLESFQALRMQTLQNVSMVQSEISEILNKSIIEVENPQFSSEKNLVFGTRIEKDLPTENQEGNLSMEKSHHFEDSKTLHSVEEKLSGDSVNSLPQSVNVPSQIHSEDTLTLRTSTDNLSSNIIIHPSENSDILKNYNFYRFLPTAPQNVMSQADTVILDKSKITVPFLKHGFCENLDNICHSIKQMKEELQKSHDGEVALTNELQTLQTDPNVHRNGKYDLSPIHQDKMNFIQEENMDSNLNEDIKSKRISELEALVKKLLPFRETVSKFHVHFCRKCKKLSKSEMHRGKKNEKNNKEIPITGKNITDLKFHSRVPRYTLSFLDQTKHEMKDKERQPFLVKQGSIIFENERTSKVNSVTEQCVAKIQYLQNYLKESVQIQKKVTELESENLNLKSKMKPLIFTTQSLIQKVETYEKQLKNLVEEKSTIQSKLSKTEEDSKECLKEFKKIISKYNVLQGQNKTLEEKNIQLSLEKQQMMEALDQLKSKEHKTQSDMAIVNNENNRMSIEMEAMKTNILLIQDEKEMLEKKTHQLLKEKSSLGNELKESQLEIMQLKEKERLAKTEQETLLQIIETVKDEKLNLETTLQESAAARQIMEREIENIQTYQSTAEENFLQEIKNAKSEASIYKNSLSEIGKECEMLSKMVMETKTDNQILKEELKKHSQENIKFENSISRLTEDKILLENYVRSIENERDTLEFEMRNLQQEYLSLSDKICNQHNDPSKTTYISRREKFHFDNYTHEDTSSPRSRPLASDLKGGNTTLDNTHACPGSRGNTISSFQGCKHTCSVLQRHSVFQDCYSNIPC; this is translated from the exons AATATGGCTGCATAGCAGAATCAGAAAATCAAATCCAACCACAATCAGCATTGAAA GTCCTTCAGCAGCAGTTGGAATCATTTCAGGCTTTGCGAATGCAGACTTTGCAGAATGTCAGCATG GTACAGTCGGAAATCAGTGAAATATTGAACAAAAGTATTATTGAAGTAGAAAACCCACAATTTAGCTCAGAAAAAAATCTGGTGTTTGGCACGCGCATTGAAAAGGATTTG CCTACAGAGAATCAAGAAGGAAACCTTTCTATGGAGAAAAGTCATCATTTTGAGGATTCCAAGACACTTCATTCAGTGGAAGAAAAATTAAGTGGTGATAGTGTGAACAGTCTCCCTCAAAGTGTAAATGTTCCATCCCAGATACATTCTGAGGACACATTAACTCTGAGAACTTCAACAGACAATTTATCTTCAAACATAATTATACACCCTTCAGAAAATTCTGACATCTTGAAGAATTATAACTTTTATCGTTTTCTACCTACTGCACCTCAAAATGTGATGTCTCAAGCTGATACAGTAATTCTGGATAAATCCAAAATTACTGTGCCTTTTCTCAAGCATGGATTTTGTGAAAATTTAGATAACATTTGCCATTCtatcaaacaaatgaaagaagagCTTCAAAAGTCACATGATGGGGAAGTGGCACTTACAAATGaacttcagactttacaaactgatcCAAATGTTCACAGGAATGGTAAATATGACCTGTCCCCTATTCACCAGGATAAAATGAACTTTATTCAGGAAGAAAACATGGACAGTAACTTAAATGAAGATATAAAATCAAAGAGAATTTCAGAATTAGAGGCATTAGTGAAGAAATTACTCCCCTTCAGGGAAACAGTGTCAAAATTCCATGTGCATTtttgtagaaaatgtaaaaagttaTCTAAGAGTGAAATGCACaggggaaagaaaaatgagaaaaacaataaagaaattcCCATCACTGGCAAAAATATTACAgatttaaaattccattccagAGTTCCAAGATACACACTGTCCTTCCTCGACCAAACAAAACAtgaaatgaaagacaaagaaagacaacCATTTCTAGTAAAACAAGGatcaataatatttgaaaatgagaGAACTTCCAAAGTTAATTCCGTTACTGAGCAGTGTGTTGCAAAAATTCAGTACTTACAGAATTACCTAAAAGAATCTGTGCAGATACAGAAAAAGGTAACGGAACTGGAGAGTGAAAATCTAAACCTTAAGTCCAAAATGAAACCTCTTATCTTTACCACACAATCTCTCATACAGAAAGTTGAAACATATGAAAAGCAACTTAAGAATCTGGTTGAAGAAAAGAGTACTATTCAGTCTAAATTAAGTAAAACAGAAGAAGACAGCAAAGAGTgtcttaaagaatttaaaaaaataattagtaaataTAATGTTCTGCAAGGCCAAAATAAAActctagaggaaaaaaatatacaacTTTCTTTAGAGAAGCAACAAATGATGGAAGCATTAGATCAACTAAAAAGTAAGGAACACAAAACTCAAAGTGATATGGCCATTGTCAATAATGAAAATAATCGAATGAGTATAGAAATGGAAGCAATGAAAACCAATATTCTGTTGAtacaagatgaaaaagaaatgttagagaaaaaaacacaccagcttctaaaagaaaaaagctcaCTTGGAAATGAACTAAAAGAAAGCCAGCTAGAGATAATGCagctaaaagagaaagaaagattggCAAAAACGGAACAAGAGACACTTCTTCAAATAATAGAAACAGTTAAAGATGAAAAACTCAACCTTGAAACAACATTACAAGAATCTGCTGCTGCCAGACAAATTATGGAAAGAGAAATTGAGAATATTCAAACCTACCAATCTACTGCCGAAGAGAATTTtctgcaagaaataaaaaatgcaaaatcagaAGCAAGTATTTATAAGAATAGCTTGTCAGAAATTGGCAAGGAATGTGAAATGTTATCAAAAATGGTAATGGAAACCAAAACAGATAATCAGATTCTAAAAGAAGAACTAAAGAAACATagtcaagaaaatataaaatttgaaaacagcATCAGTAGACTTACTGAAGACAAAATACTTTTAGAAAATTACGTAAGAAGCATAGAAAATGAAAGGGATACCTTGGAATTTGAGATGCGGAATCTTCAACAAGAATATTTAAGTTTAAGTGATAAAATTTGTAATCAGCATAATGACCCTTCAAAAACAACTTATAtttcaagaagagagaaattccATTTTGACAACTATACTCACGAAGATACTTCTAGTCCTCGGAGTAGGCCTTTGGCTTCAGATTTGAAAG GTGGAAACACTACACTGGACAATACACATGCCTGCCCTGGCTCCAGAGGAAACACAATCTCTAGCTTCCAAGGTTGCAAGCACACCTGTTCTGTGCTCCAGAGACACTCTGTCTTCCAAGACTGCTATTCAAATATTCCTTGTTGA
- the CCDC110 gene encoding coiled-coil domain-containing protein 110 isoform X2, translated as MSPEKQHQEEDEVDSVLLSASKILNSSEGVKESGCSDTEYGCIAESENQIQPQSALKVLQQQLESFQALRMQTLQNVSMVQSEISEILNKSIIEVENPQFSSEKNLVFGTRIEKDLPTENQEGNLSMEKSHHFEDSKTLHSVEEKLSGDSVNSLPQSVNVPSQIHSEDTLTLRTSTDNLSSNIIIHPSENSDILKNYNFYRFLPTAPQNVMSQADTVILDKSKITVPFLKHGFCENLDNICHSIKQMKEELQKSHDGEVALTNELQTLQTDPNVHRNGKYDLSPIHQDKMNFIQEENMDSNLNEDIKSKRISELEALVKKLLPFRETVSKFHVHFCRKCKKLSKSEMHRGKKNEKNNKEIPITGKNITDLKFHSRVPRYTLSFLDQTKHEMKDKERQPFLVKQGSIIFENERTSKVNSVTEQCVAKIQYLQNYLKESVQIQKKVTELESENLNLKSKMKPLIFTTQSLIQKVETYEKQLKNLVEEKSTIQSKLSKTEEDSKECLKEFKKIISKYNVLQGQNKTLEEKNIQLSLEKQQMMEALDQLKSKEHKTQSDMAIVNNENNRMSIEMEAMKTNILLIQDEKEMLEKKTHQLLKEKSSLGNELKESQLEIMQLKEKERLAKTEQETLLQIIETVKDEKLNLETTLQESAAARQIMEREIENIQTYQSTAEENFLQEIKNAKSEASIYKNSLSEIGKECEMLSKMVMETKTDNQILKEELKKHSQENIKFENSISRLTEDKILLENYVRSIENERDTLEFEMRNLQQEYLSLSDKICNQHNDPSKTTYISRREKFHFDNYTHEDTSSPRSRPLASDLKGIPSKLYHLLPSKIYK; from the exons AATATGGCTGCATAGCAGAATCAGAAAATCAAATCCAACCACAATCAGCATTGAAA GTCCTTCAGCAGCAGTTGGAATCATTTCAGGCTTTGCGAATGCAGACTTTGCAGAATGTCAGCATG GTACAGTCGGAAATCAGTGAAATATTGAACAAAAGTATTATTGAAGTAGAAAACCCACAATTTAGCTCAGAAAAAAATCTGGTGTTTGGCACGCGCATTGAAAAGGATTTG CCTACAGAGAATCAAGAAGGAAACCTTTCTATGGAGAAAAGTCATCATTTTGAGGATTCCAAGACACTTCATTCAGTGGAAGAAAAATTAAGTGGTGATAGTGTGAACAGTCTCCCTCAAAGTGTAAATGTTCCATCCCAGATACATTCTGAGGACACATTAACTCTGAGAACTTCAACAGACAATTTATCTTCAAACATAATTATACACCCTTCAGAAAATTCTGACATCTTGAAGAATTATAACTTTTATCGTTTTCTACCTACTGCACCTCAAAATGTGATGTCTCAAGCTGATACAGTAATTCTGGATAAATCCAAAATTACTGTGCCTTTTCTCAAGCATGGATTTTGTGAAAATTTAGATAACATTTGCCATTCtatcaaacaaatgaaagaagagCTTCAAAAGTCACATGATGGGGAAGTGGCACTTACAAATGaacttcagactttacaaactgatcCAAATGTTCACAGGAATGGTAAATATGACCTGTCCCCTATTCACCAGGATAAAATGAACTTTATTCAGGAAGAAAACATGGACAGTAACTTAAATGAAGATATAAAATCAAAGAGAATTTCAGAATTAGAGGCATTAGTGAAGAAATTACTCCCCTTCAGGGAAACAGTGTCAAAATTCCATGTGCATTtttgtagaaaatgtaaaaagttaTCTAAGAGTGAAATGCACaggggaaagaaaaatgagaaaaacaataaagaaattcCCATCACTGGCAAAAATATTACAgatttaaaattccattccagAGTTCCAAGATACACACTGTCCTTCCTCGACCAAACAAAACAtgaaatgaaagacaaagaaagacaacCATTTCTAGTAAAACAAGGatcaataatatttgaaaatgagaGAACTTCCAAAGTTAATTCCGTTACTGAGCAGTGTGTTGCAAAAATTCAGTACTTACAGAATTACCTAAAAGAATCTGTGCAGATACAGAAAAAGGTAACGGAACTGGAGAGTGAAAATCTAAACCTTAAGTCCAAAATGAAACCTCTTATCTTTACCACACAATCTCTCATACAGAAAGTTGAAACATATGAAAAGCAACTTAAGAATCTGGTTGAAGAAAAGAGTACTATTCAGTCTAAATTAAGTAAAACAGAAGAAGACAGCAAAGAGTgtcttaaagaatttaaaaaaataattagtaaataTAATGTTCTGCAAGGCCAAAATAAAActctagaggaaaaaaatatacaacTTTCTTTAGAGAAGCAACAAATGATGGAAGCATTAGATCAACTAAAAAGTAAGGAACACAAAACTCAAAGTGATATGGCCATTGTCAATAATGAAAATAATCGAATGAGTATAGAAATGGAAGCAATGAAAACCAATATTCTGTTGAtacaagatgaaaaagaaatgttagagaaaaaaacacaccagcttctaaaagaaaaaagctcaCTTGGAAATGAACTAAAAGAAAGCCAGCTAGAGATAATGCagctaaaagagaaagaaagattggCAAAAACGGAACAAGAGACACTTCTTCAAATAATAGAAACAGTTAAAGATGAAAAACTCAACCTTGAAACAACATTACAAGAATCTGCTGCTGCCAGACAAATTATGGAAAGAGAAATTGAGAATATTCAAACCTACCAATCTACTGCCGAAGAGAATTTtctgcaagaaataaaaaatgcaaaatcagaAGCAAGTATTTATAAGAATAGCTTGTCAGAAATTGGCAAGGAATGTGAAATGTTATCAAAAATGGTAATGGAAACCAAAACAGATAATCAGATTCTAAAAGAAGAACTAAAGAAACATagtcaagaaaatataaaatttgaaaacagcATCAGTAGACTTACTGAAGACAAAATACTTTTAGAAAATTACGTAAGAAGCATAGAAAATGAAAGGGATACCTTGGAATTTGAGATGCGGAATCTTCAACAAGAATATTTAAGTTTAAGTGATAAAATTTGTAATCAGCATAATGACCCTTCAAAAACAACTTATAtttcaagaagagagaaattccATTTTGACAACTATACTCACGAAGATACTTCTAGTCCTCGGAGTAGGCCTTTGGCTTCAGATTTGAAAG gaatTCCAAGTAAACTGTATCATTTGCTTCCATCCaagatatataaataa